Proteins from one Rhizoctonia solani chromosome 5, complete sequence genomic window:
- a CDS encoding Fungal specific transcription factor domain: protein MLRRALPKFLQFVAANPDLYIEAPKGNLVVSFSRTLGAPHHELRRFVTYDTVAAFLLGVPPLAEYGYNDRRDSEITGFDWVHGIPAEFIEIIAQINSRRAESPATVDDPETLERRIWAWQSHGTVPDKSTDSKETNMTRAQVQEGWRHALLIYVYMGICGVSSEDPRVQAAVRHIFSLAEVIGNSRVGIHMLPHCVIAGLAARLEKHRVAVYEKLRSLGNTRVWLFAGTQFGEVLYELWHGAGIGGAPVMWDDYVKCRRRVIPM, encoded by the exons ATGCTTCGAAGAGCACTACCCAAATTTCTTCAATTCGTAGCAGCTAATCCTGATCTGTACATCGAGGCACCTAAGGGCAACCTCGTCGTCTCGTTCTCCCGCACACTTGGTGCACCTCACCACGAGCTTAGGCGTTTTGTTACGTATGACACGGTTGCAGCGTTCTTGCTCGGAGTCCCACCCTTGGCAGAGTACGGTTACAATGACAGACGCGACTCTGAGATCACTGGATTTGATTGGGTCCATGGAATTCCAGCTGAATTCATTGAGATTATAGCGCAGATTAACTCCCGTAGAGCTGAATCACCAGCTACCGTAGATGATCCGGAGACACTGGAGCGGCGTATATGGGCCTGGCAATCGCATGGTACCGTCCCGGACAAGAGCACCGAtagcaaggaaaccaacatGACAAGGGCTCAAGTACAAGAAGGCTGGAGACATGCATTACTAATTTACGTATATATG GGTATATGCGGAGTTTCGTCGGAGGACCCACGTGTACAGGCAGCCGTGCGTCATATATTCAGCCTTGCAGAAGTGATCGGCAACTCGCGCGTCGGTATACACATGCTACCCCACTGTGTCATC GCTGGTTTGGCGGCGCGACTGGAGAAGCATAGGGTCGCTGTGTACGAGAAGCTGCGATCGTTGGGCAACACGCGAGTGTGGCTGTTTGCTGGGACGCAGTTTGGTGAAGTGCTTTATGAGCTATGGCATGGTGCAGGAATAGGAGGTGCACCTGTTATGTGGGATGACTATGTGAAGTGTAGACGTAGAGTGATTCCGATGTGA
- a CDS encoding Fungal specific transcription factor domain, producing MARVISKPGPPPTSCITCRRRRKKCDMARPSCERCLKGGYECLGYENPVSRVIIHRRSADDSTRYPKNIKILETVNPAVVRLPQETNINLDQGARPSTLEAAMLYGVNGPVSSVDSRHVTENPSYQFDQMWPQDQSQSIIRPYYTRNATQVLNTNSDSGTSSNGLTQIVEALCRSVPPSIDVARTMRGDYRNRVVHTYYTQRLIYWFHPPSVELFSPELVQLAESKRIVWVMYLGAKAFELLQQGAQAQSMAIAQCLGWVNQLEHKFTTNSRSDPSSDDTGERLMAHLELATTKFNLVNTTSGYQLLRNALPKFLQLAAADTNLIVEQLDGSLTISFPRTLRAPRIELIRFVMHDAMLSFLLGLPPLVEYGYDCEYDSKYSGYEWSYGIPVALLQIVTQVSSYRAGSRASIEDWKTLEMRVLNWKSQYSIMQGTSATESVTRKRVVVQEGWRHVTLIYIYMVRALLVIFNMQDLKLIVRTLDAAETGLPKDKRDRIGGSTTQIFRPPIPGNGILYRINGTAASARNKHDTLNASMEFNRLWPQDQSQPAVYFRYVSLDKQTSNTGSNTYLPDNDLIQVIEAFLSIMIFRSYHSADHLQRLSYWFSPPPFQIGNLLMLQMLKSKRIVWVMYLAAKVFQLLHQDPQIQSSVVAEHIGWIDKLEPKFTTTSCNNPSLDDIGERLMVHLTLASLKFNLIDLASGYQLLRNSLPKFLQLAAADTTLLIERRDGSAVVSFPHALSASRYELRRFTVIEAVSAFLLGVPPLLEYGYDGECDSENNGFEWIYGVPVVILQIISQVNSYRAGGRVALEDWKALEARVMVWKPQYLVTEGASAAKSVDENRAAVLEGWRHVALIYIYMGMCGASSHDSRIQASVDQIIELGKAIGSSRIGIHTLPHCVVVGVAARLEKHRIAVYEQLRSIKDTHIWLFPGLQFGEVLYHLWHGVGLGGAPVTWDDYVQSRCAVISI from the exons ATGGCTCGTGTCATTTCGAAACCTGGTCCCCCTCCTACCAGTTGCATTACATGTCGCCGGAG ACGAAAAAAGTGCGATATGGCTAGACCCTCTTGTGAGAGGTGCTTAAAGGGCGGTTACGAATGTCTAGGATATGAGAATCCTGTGTCCCGTGTAATAATACACAGGCGAAGTGCTGATGATTCAACTCGCTATCCAAAGAATATAAAAATACTGGAG ACGGTCAACCCAGCTGTGGTTAGGCTGCCTCAAGAAACAAACATAAATCTGGACCAGGGCGCGAGGCCATCAACTCTGGAAGCTGCGATGCTATACGGGGTTAACGGGCCTGTTTCTTCGGTTGATAGTCGGCACGTTACCGAGAATCCGTCGTATCAATTTGACCAGATGTGGCCGCAGGATCAAAGTCAATCGATCATACGTCCGTACTATACTCGGAATGCCACGCAGGTTTTGAATACAAATTCCGACTCAGGCacgtccagcaatggcctgACGCAAATTGTAGAAGCCCTTTGCCGGTCTGTTCCTCCTTCAATAGATGTGGCGCGAACGATGAGAGGAGATTATCGTAATCGTGTCGTTCATACAT ATTACACTCAGCGTCTCATTTATTGGTTCCATCCTCCTTCAGTGGAACTATTCAGTCCGGAATTGGTTCAGTTGGCAGAGTCGAAGCGAATTGTATGGGTTATGTATTTAGGAGCAAAGGCCTTCGAGCTACTTCAGCAAGGCGCCCAAGCCCAAAGCATGGCAATTGCACAGTGTCTTGGCTGGGTTAATCAATTAGAGCATAAATTCACCACGAATTCCCGTAGTGACCCGTCATCAGATGACACAGGGGAACGACTAATGGCCCACCTCGAG CTAGCAACCACAAAATTCAACTTGGTAAATACTACTTCGGGATATCAGCTACTTCGGAATGCGTTGCCAAAGTTCCTTCAACTTGCGGCAGCTGATACAAACTTGATAGTCGAACAGCTCGATGGCAGTCTCACCATATCCTTCCCGCGTACGCTTCGTGCACCTCGGATCGAACTCATAAGATTTGTTATGCACGACGCAATGTTGTCCTTTCTACTTGGGTTACCGCCTTTGGTGGAGTATGGGTATGACTGCGAATACGACTCCAAATACAGTGGTTACGAATGGTCGTATGGGATTCCGGTTGCACTCCTTCAGATCGTCACCCAAGTCAGCTCATATCGGGCTGGTTCTAGAGCTTCTATAGAGGACTGGAAGACACTGGAGATGCGTGTTTTGAACTGGAAGTCACAGTATTCTATAATGCAGGGGACTTCCGCTACCGAAAGCGTTACCAGGAAAAGGGTTGTGGTGCAAGAGGGCTGGAGGCATGTGACACTGATTTACATATACATGGTGCGCGCTCTCCTCGTTATATTCAACATGCAGGACCTGAAGTTGATTGTCAGG ACACTTGATGCTGCTGAAACTGGACTGCCTAAAGACAAACGGGACCGGATAGGCGGAAGCACTACTCAAATCTTCAGGCCGCCAATTCCAGGAAATGGCATATTATACAGGATCAACGGAACTGCTGCTTCAGCTAGAAATAAACACGACACCTTAAATGCATCGATGGAATTCAACCGATTGTGGCCACAGGATCAAAGTCAGCCAGCTGTATACTTTCGTTATGTCTCGCTTGATAAGCAAACTTCGAACACGGGTTCCAACACGTATCTACCCGATAATGACTTAATTCAAGTTATTGAAGCCTTTT TGTCTATTATGATTTTCCGTAGTTACCACTCTGCAGACCACCTTCAACGACTCAGCTACTGGTTTTCGCCTCCCCCATTTCAGATCGGCAACCTTTTAATGCTCCAGATGCTAAAATCAAAAAGAATAGTGTGGGTCATGTATTTGGCTGCGAAGGTCTTCCAGTTACTTCACCAGGATCCCCAAATACAAAGTTCAGTAGTTGCAGAGCACATTGGCTGGATTGATAAACTTGAACCCAAATTCACCACAACTTCCTGCAACAACCCATCGTTGGACGACATAGGCGAGCGACTTATGGTTCACCTTACG CTGGCGTCTCTAAAGTTTAACCTGATTGACCTAGCCTCAGGGTATCAACTACTCCGAAATTCTCTACCCAAGTTTCTTCAGCTTGCAGCAGCCGATACTACTTTGCTGATAGAACGGCGGGACGGCAGCGCTGTTGTCTCGTTCCCTCACGCCCTTAGTGCATCTCGCTATGAGCTCAGACGATTTACTGTAATTGAAGCAGTTTCAGCATTCTTGCTAGGAGTCCCCCCACTTTTAGAATACGGGTATGATGGCGAGTGTGACTCTGAAAATAATGGGTTTGAGTGGATATATGGTGTTCCTGTGGTAATTCTTCAGATCATCTCCCAAGTCAACTCGTATAGGGCCGGTGGTAGAGTTGCTCTGGAGGATTGGAAAGCTTTAGAGGCGCGCGTGATGGTATGGAAACCACAGTATCTCGTAACGGAAGGGGCTTCCGCTGCCAAAAGTGTTGATGAGAATAGAGCGGCGGTGCTGGAGGGCTGGAGGCATGTAGCACTGATTTATATCTACATG GGTATGTGCGGAGCATCATCTCACGATTCACGCATACAAGCATCGGTGGACCAAATAATTGAGCTTGGGAAGGCCATAGGTAGCTCTCGCATTGGTATACACACACTGCCCCACTGTGTTGTC GTTGGTGTGGCTGCCCGATTGGAGAAGCACCGAATCGCTGTATATGAACAACTCCGCTCAATTAAGGACACACACATTTGGCTGTTTCCTGGACTACAGTTTGGCGAGGTTTTGTATCATTTGTGGCACGGTGTGGGTCTCGGAGGAGCGCCTGTTACATGGGATGACTACGTTCAGTCTAGGTGTGCAGTCATTTCGATCTGA